A region from the Lolium perenne isolate Kyuss_39 chromosome 4, Kyuss_2.0, whole genome shotgun sequence genome encodes:
- the LOC127297014 gene encoding tryptamine benzoyltransferase 1-like has protein sequence MEITSRTMLRPAYSAPHPLSGEKMPLTVFDRVAIDIFIPTVLAYAAPAPSNEALKEGLHKAVSSYPHLAGRLAVDDQGRRFIHLNNEGVLVVDVGTTVPVDLSEVLVDGRMAASVDDLYPTIPEESFGVALLQIQLNRYRCGGVVIGITSHHHAADGHSMSTFFTTWASAVREGKDFVAPSPFLDRAATAVPRSTPAPKFDHRSLEFMNAHDKKSVVPMNRIKNLAVHFTADFVADLKARVGSRCSTFQCLLAHVWKKLTAARDMNPEEFTKVRVAVNCRGRADPPVAMDFSGNMVLWAFPRLQARDVLSWSYGGVVSAIRDAVACIDDEYVQSFVDFANVADANGEELVATAADAGTMLCPDMEVDSWLGFKFHQIDLGTGPPSAFLPPDLPVEGLMIFVPSCNGKGGVDLFVAVAEEHVEAFDQICYSLE, from the exons ATGGAGATTACGAGCAGGACGATGCTGCGGCCAGCCTACTCTGCACCGCACCCGCTCTCCGGGGAGAAGATGCCGCTGACAGTGTTCGACCGCGTCGCCATCGACATCTTCATCCCCACCGTGCTCGCGTACGCAGCGCCGGCGCCGTCCAACGAAGCGCTCAAGGAGGGCCTCCACAAGGCCGTCTCATCGTACCCTCACCTGGCGggccgcctcgctgtcgacgaccagggccggcggttcatccacctcaacaacgaaGGCGTCCTTGTCGTAGATGTCG GGACCACCGTCCCGGTCGACCTGTCGGAAGTGCTCGTCGACGGCCGCATGGCCGCCAGCGTCGACGACTTGTACCCTACAATACCGGAG GAGAGCTTCGGAGTGGCACTGCTGCAGATCCAGCTGAACCGGTACAGGTGCGGCGGTGTGGTGATCGGCATAACCTCCCACCACCACGCGGCCGACGGCCACTCCATGAGCACCTTCTTCACGACGTGGGCGAGCGCGGTGCGCGAGGGCAAGGACTTCGTCGCGCCGTCACCATTCCTCGACCGCGCGGCAACCGCCGTGCCTCGCAGCACGCCGGCGCCGAAGTTCGACCACCGGTCGCTCGAGTTCATGAATGCACACGACAAGAAATCCGTCGTCCCCATGAACAGAATCAAGAACCTCGCGGTTCATTTCACGGCCGACTTCGTCGCTGACCTCAAAGCCCGCGTCGGCTCCCGCTGCAGCACGTTCCAGTGCCTGCTCGCGCACGTGTGGAAGAAGTTGACGGCGGCGCGGGACATGAACCCGGAGGAGTTCACCAAGGTGAGGGTAGCCGTGAACTGCAGGGGCAGGGCCGACCCTCCCGTTGCAATGGACTTCTCCGGGAACATGGTGTTGTGGGCGTTCCCGAGGCTTCAGGCCCGGGACGTTCTGAGCTGGAGCTACGGCGGAGTTGTCAGCGCCATCCGCGATGCCGTGGCGTGCATCGACGACGAGTACGTGCAGTCGTTTGTCGACTTCGCCAATGTGGCGGATGCGAACGGGGAGGAGCTCGTCGCGACGGCGGCCGATGCCGGCACCATGCTGTGCCCGGACATGGAGGTGGACAGCTGGCTGGGGTTCAAGTTCCACCAAATAGACCTTGGCACTGGGCCGCCGTCCGCGTTCCTGCCGCCGGACTTGCCGGTGGAGGGGCTCATGATCTTCGTGCCGTCATGCAACGGCAAGGGCGGCGTCGACCTCTTCGTGGCCGTCGCAGAGGAGCACGTCGAGGCGTTCGACCAGATCTGCTACTCACTGGAATGA